The segment GAAACGAGAATACGACACTGTATAAGCCGTATTCAATAACCTGCTGTACCGACGTCACAGGATTAAAGACGAGAATTCCCTCTGGCAGCCTCGGCAGTGAGACCAGCCCCTGATCAAAGTGAAGCTGACCTGTGAACCACGCAATGATACCGGTCAGGATCATCCCGACAAACAGCGCCCCCTGCACATTCAAAGCGAACAGCGCAATCGTGATCGCAATCCCGGTCAGCGTCAGCGCTACCCCTGGCTCGGTGAAGTCTCCTAGCGTAACGAGATTACTCTCATGATCCGCAATGATGCCGGAGAGCCTCATGCCGATAAAGGCAATGAACAGCCCGATGCCTGCAGCGATCGCATGCTTCAGATTGTCGGGGATCGCATGGATCAGCCGCGTCCGCAGTGAAGTCATGGAGATCAGCAGAAATATAATACCCGACACAAAAACGGCCGAGAAGCCGACCGTGTACGGGATATCATGACCGCCTACGACAGAGTACGTAAAATAAGCGTTCAGCCCCATCGCCGGGGCGATGACGACTGGATAATTGGCGAACCAGGCCATGAACATCGTTCCGATCACTGCGGCAGCAATGGTGGCCGTAAAGCTCTGATCAAACGGCACACCCGCGTCCTTCAGAATCATCGGGTTGACAATGATAATATAAGCTACGGTGAGAAACACCGTCAGGCCCGCGACCATCTCGGTCTTGAGCGTTGTATTTCGTTCCTTCAGTCTGAACCTGTTGTTTAACATAGATGCATTCCTTCCGCCTGTGATTTCCTCATTGTAGAGCAATACACAGGAAAGTTACAACGCTGGCGTATAAAAAAAGCCGGAGCTCCCATCGGGACGCTCCAGCTTATCTTCTCCGGCCAGGCCGGGATCTAATCAGGCCTGCTCCTTGACAGCGGCCCCTTCCTCATAAGGAGCCTTGCCAGGCCAGAAGGCGCGGCGGCCCAGCAGGGTCGTAATGGCCGGTACGAGGAACGGACGAACGATAAAGGTGTCCAGCAGGACGCCGATCGCAGTAATAACACCGAACTGCACGAGCACCTGAATCGGCAGCGTAGCCAGCACGGCAAAGGTTGCCGCAAGGATCAGGCCGGCCGAGGTGATGACCGAGCCGGTTTCATGCACACCCTCGCGGATGGCCTGCTTCAGCGGCATGTGCCGGCTTTTTTTCCAGATGCTAGAGATCATAAAGATGTTGTAGTCTTCGCCCAGCGCAACCAGGAATACGAAGGAATACAGCGGAATGGAGCCTTGAATGGCTTCGGCTCCCCAGCCGTAATGAAGCACGAGCCAGCCCAGTCCAAGCGCCGAGAAGTAGGACAGGATGACGGTCAGCACCAGATACACGGTAGCTACGACAGAGCGTAAATAGAGGAGCAGCAGCAGTGTAATCATGCCGATGACGACCGGAATAATAATCCGGGTGTCGCGGTCACCGATCAGCTCGGTATCGTATTGCACCGCCGTTTGCCCGGACACCCATACCTTGGAGGCCGCGTCCTGGATGCCAGCCTCGGTCAGTGCACTCTCGGCGAGACTGCGAATGTCGGGAATCAGATGCATGGCCTCCAGATCATACGGATTCATGGCCAATTCCACATCGACTGCCTTAATATTCGGATTCTCCGCTCCTTCTGCCGGCTCTCCTGCCTGGCTGACGAAGGACTGGGATTCCAGGATGCCCTGAATATTGATTTCCTGGCCTTCTGTATCCAGCATCACTTTGACGGGAGCGAGTTCACCAGGTGTAAATTCCTCGGCAATAATGCTGAAGCCTTCCCGGGAAGGCATATCCTCCGGAAATGAGGACAGAATGTCATACGTAAATTTCAACTGCGGTGTAAAAGCGGCAAGACCGCCGAGCAGGACGACCCCGGTCAGGACAACCGTCCAGGGACGGGTGGTCACCAGGCGTCCGATCCAGTTGTCCGACTGGACCTTGCGGTGCTTGACCGGCTTGTTTCTGCGCTTGGCGCGCTCTTCTTCCATCGCCGGCGTCCGCGGGACGAACGGGAAGAATGAGGCGCGGCCCAGAATGGCCAGCAGCGCCGGCACGAGCGTCAGACTGGCAATGAACATAATCAGAATCGCCAAGCTGAATGGAATGGCGAACCGGTAATAGGCGCCGTATTGGGCAAACAGCAGCGCCAGCATGGCAATGACGACGGTGATGCCGCTCATGGCAATGGCGCCGGAGGACTGAGTCATCGCCCGGAACAAGGCGCCGCTCTTGCTCTCCTCTTCCCGCAGATCCTGACGGAAACGAGAGATGAGGAACAGGCAGTAGTCTGTGCCTGCGCCGAACAGCAGGACCGTCATAATCGCAATGGCCTGGCTGTCAACCGTAATCCAGCCCTCGCCGGCCAGAAAGCCCAGCACGGGACTGATGACGCCATAAGCGAAGCCTACAGCCACGAGAGGAATAAGGGCCAGAATCGGTGAGCGGTAAATCAGCAGCAGGATGACGAGCACGATGAGCACGGTCGCAATCAGCAGTGAGACATCCGCATCCTCAAACAAGCCGGTGGCATCCACCGAAATTCCGGCAGGACCAGTTACCCGGGCGGTGAGCTCCTCTCCTCCAAGGCTCTCCTCGAACGGATTGGCTCCGGCGATGTCCTTCGTCAGCTCCTGGATCTGCTCCAGGCCTTCTTCCGTCTCCTTCGCCCCTGCCGATTCTTCAAAGAATACAGGGGTCACAAGGCTGCTGCCGTTCTCCGACAGCTGCTGCTTCAGTGCCGGCAGCGGCAGCTTGTCAAAGGGAATGACCTCCGGCAGCTGATAAGGCACCGGACTTGCCGACAGCCTCCCATACAGCTGCTGAATGACGCCGAGATCCTCATCCGTCAAGCCGCCGGTCCGCTGCCATACGAGCAGCGCCGGAACCCCTTCTCCGCTGGGGAACTCGCGCGCGGCAACCTGATCTGCCTGCACGGACAGGCTGTCCTCCGGCAGATTCGGTGCATTGTTGGTTTCCTTCTCGTTGACCATCGGCCAGGCCACGCTCAAAATAGCAACCAGGGCAATCCATACTAAGAGTGTAATCCATTTGGTCTTGGGACCAGCCACCCATCGGCCGAAGCCATGCTCTTTCATTTCCTTATTCTCCCTTCTTTCTGGCGCTTTTACGCGCATTTCAGCTTCGTACACTTGAAAAAGGCACGCGGTTTTGTCAAAATCTTGTTTATAGCCGCCTTTTCGGGTTTCACCCGGGAATAACGAGTTTATTATCTCGCTAACAAGGCAGCTCTCTAAGCTGAAATTAATTATATATACCGGAAGGTTAATTATCAAATCCAATATAAGATTGTGCAGAAAGAAGGATCCAGCTATGTCATCCAATCTCCGATCTCCCGGCAGGCCCAAGCGGAAGAATCAGGAGCCGTCGGTGCAGGAAACCGTATTGATCAAAGCCTCTATGCTATTTATGGAGCTTGGTTATGAAGCCGTGTCCTTGCAGCAGATTGCCAAGGCCTGCGGGATTACGAAGGCCTCGATATATTACTATTACAAGGGAAAGCCCGAGCTGTTTACTGCGGCACTGACAGCCGTCATGCACCGGGTCAGCCAGCGCACCGCGGCTCTTCTAGATCAAGAAATGTCTTTGCGGGAGCGGCTGATTCTGCTGGCCGAAACCAAGCTGAGCCGGCATCATGCCGATTTCGAAACCATTATGAGAGAAGCCCGCTCCTCGCTGTCTCCAGAGCAGCTGAACGAAATCCACCGAGCCGAAGACGGCATTCACGATATTCTGGCCGAGCATCTGCGCCGGGGTATGGAGTCCAAGGAGATCCGCGACATGGACCCCCTGCTCGCGGCTCATGCGATCTCGTCCGTGCTGATGGTCGGCAACCGTGAAATTGCCAAGGGCACGCCCGCTCCCCAGCTGGCACGGGACATTATTGATATGTTCTGGCTGGGACTGCAGCGCTAAGAAGCGTTCAGCAGGCTTACCCGGTCAGAAACTGCAGCGCCTGTGAAGAAACCTGAAGCTTCGCAGGCGTATCCAGATACTTCTCCCCGTCCATATCCGCCTTCATGGGCTTTGCGGTCGAAAGAGCAACACGGGTGGCCTGGAAATAAGAAATGCTCTCATCTCCCGGACGCCACTCCTCCTGATTCTTGCGGCTGAGCAGCTCTTTAAGCAGGGGCAGCCCGGCCTCGCGAATGACCATCACATCCAGCTTTCCGTCTTCCAATGCGTTGTTCGGGAACGGTAAAGGCTGCGTGCCCAGAAAACGTCCATTGGACACATAAATCATAACCGCTTCATCCTCCAGGGTACCGCCCTCCCATTCCAGCCTGTAGCGGAACGGCTCGGCAGAGCGCACGGTCTGCAGGGTACTGATGAAATAGCTGATTTTGCCCAGCGCTCCTTTCAGGCCGGAGGAGATGTTATCGGACGCTTCCGTAATAAGGCCAATACCGTAAAAATTAGTGAAGACCCGATCCCCTGCTACGCCCAGATCCACATAACGGCGGCGGCCTTGAAGCAGCTGCTGAGCCGCCAGCAGCGGGTCCGGCGGCAGATTGAGCGACCTGGCGAAGTCGTTGCAGGTGCCTGCCGGTAGGATGCCGATCAGCGGCGGCGCCTGCAGACGCGCAAGGCCATTAATACACTCATGTACGGTGCCGTCACCGCCCATAATGAACACCAGATCAAACTCCTCTCCCCGCTCCTTGCATACCTGCTCCCCGTCACCGGGCTTCAAGGTCTGATAGAGGAGAAGCTCCCGGACGGCCGGAGCAAGAATCGCACTCACACTGCCTAGCAGCCCGGCCCAATCCTGCTGTCCCGCCTTCCCGTTATAAATCAGCATCGCCCGATTGTACATGTGAAACACTCCTTTATTGATATGTACATTGTCACATGCAAGACATATTGCTATTCTTTACCCTTGAAGAGCCTTCTATTAATCAAGCATGTCAAGCACAGGGGGCTGACCTATACAGTAACTTATTGCGGCATAGGGGTTTCATTTTGTTTTGGCCAAAATCTCTCTTGTCCTATGGTATGATGAGACCAGATTCTATCCTAAAAGGTGGCTTTGCCATGAACTATAAGCATATTAAAATTTTGATTCTGGTCATTCCCACGCTGACCATTGCGATCTGGGAGTTTGTGCGCCACGAATATCTGCTTCCCTATATTTCCATGGAGCTCGGGAACTGGCTGGCACCGCTGCTCGTCTTTCTCGTCAGCGTGACCCTGCTCCTGAAGCTGTTTCAGCGCATGGAGCAGCTGCAGGC is part of the Paenibacillus algicola genome and harbors:
- a CDS encoding NCS2 family permease, which codes for MLNNRFRLKERNTTLKTEMVAGLTVFLTVAYIIIVNPMILKDAGVPFDQSFTATIAAAVIGTMFMAWFANYPVVIAPAMGLNAYFTYSVVGGHDIPYTVGFSAVFVSGIIFLLISMTSLRTRLIHAIPDNLKHAIAAGIGLFIAFIGMRLSGIIADHESNLVTLGDFTEPGVALTLTGIAITIALFALNVQGALFVGMILTGIIAWFTGQLHFDQGLVSLPRLPEGILVFNPVTSVQQVIEYGLYSVVFSFLLVMLFDTTGAMLAILKQAGLLREGRLEKAGSAFAADSVGTMVGSMLGTSPTAATVESAAGVGAGGKTGITGLTVAALFGVAAFFSPLIGSLSGVAAITAPSLIIVGCMMIRSVSDIEWNDFEEAFPAFLVIISMPLTSSIANGIALGFISYPVMKIAKRKFRDVHPFVYVFAVLFLVQLIFFAHN
- a CDS encoding MMPL family transporter, whose translation is MKEHGFGRWVAGPKTKWITLLVWIALVAILSVAWPMVNEKETNNAPNLPEDSLSVQADQVAAREFPSGEGVPALLVWQRTGGLTDEDLGVIQQLYGRLSASPVPYQLPEVIPFDKLPLPALKQQLSENGSSLVTPVFFEESAGAKETEEGLEQIQELTKDIAGANPFEESLGGEELTARVTGPAGISVDATGLFEDADVSLLIATVLIVLVILLLIYRSPILALIPLVAVGFAYGVISPVLGFLAGEGWITVDSQAIAIMTVLLFGAGTDYCLFLISRFRQDLREEESKSGALFRAMTQSSGAIAMSGITVVIAMLALLFAQYGAYYRFAIPFSLAILIMFIASLTLVPALLAILGRASFFPFVPRTPAMEEERAKRRNKPVKHRKVQSDNWIGRLVTTRPWTVVLTGVVLLGGLAAFTPQLKFTYDILSSFPEDMPSREGFSIIAEEFTPGELAPVKVMLDTEGQEINIQGILESQSFVSQAGEPAEGAENPNIKAVDVELAMNPYDLEAMHLIPDIRSLAESALTEAGIQDAASKVWVSGQTAVQYDTELIGDRDTRIIIPVVIGMITLLLLLYLRSVVATVYLVLTVILSYFSALGLGWLVLHYGWGAEAIQGSIPLYSFVFLVALGEDYNIFMISSIWKKSRHMPLKQAIREGVHETGSVITSAGLILAATFAVLATLPIQVLVQFGVITAIGVLLDTFIVRPFLVPAITTLLGRRAFWPGKAPYEEGAAVKEQA
- a CDS encoding TetR/AcrR family transcriptional regulator → MSSNLRSPGRPKRKNQEPSVQETVLIKASMLFMELGYEAVSLQQIAKACGITKASIYYYYKGKPELFTAALTAVMHRVSQRTAALLDQEMSLRERLILLAETKLSRHHADFETIMREARSSLSPEQLNEIHRAEDGIHDILAEHLRRGMESKEIRDMDPLLAAHAISSVLMVGNREIAKGTPAPQLARDIIDMFWLGLQR
- a CDS encoding diacylglycerol/lipid kinase family protein, which encodes MYNRAMLIYNGKAGQQDWAGLLGSVSAILAPAVRELLLYQTLKPGDGEQVCKERGEEFDLVFIMGGDGTVHECINGLARLQAPPLIGILPAGTCNDFARSLNLPPDPLLAAQQLLQGRRRYVDLGVAGDRVFTNFYGIGLITEASDNISSGLKGALGKISYFISTLQTVRSAEPFRYRLEWEGGTLEDEAVMIYVSNGRFLGTQPLPFPNNALEDGKLDVMVIREAGLPLLKELLSRKNQEEWRPGDESISYFQATRVALSTAKPMKADMDGEKYLDTPAKLQVSSQALQFLTG